One genomic window of Sulfurovum lithotrophicum includes the following:
- a CDS encoding iron-sulfur cluster assembly scaffold protein: MTMDAQVIEHMMNPKNYGALPGANAEGMGKNPENGEKVAVYLRIETDEDEPYIGDIKFQAIGCTTTVVAGSMLTEEARGLNLNGAYNLVDATMKLLEKLPAEDAACSEMVALAIKAAVDTYVKRQEDPSYPVITYQVANSCVPKEENKEEGK; encoded by the coding sequence ATGACAATGGATGCACAAGTTATAGAACATATGATGAACCCGAAAAATTACGGTGCTCTGCCCGGTGCGAATGCCGAAGGTATGGGAAAGAACCCGGAGAACGGTGAAAAGGTGGCTGTATACCTCAGGATCGAGACCGATGAGGATGAGCCTTATATCGGCGATATCAAATTTCAGGCCATAGGCTGTACGACGACTGTAGTGGCCGGCTCCATGCTGACCGAAGAGGCCAGGGGGCTTAATCTCAACGGTGCCTACAATCTTGTAGATGCAACGATGAAGCTGCTCGAGAAGCTTCCCGCCGAAGATGCCGCCTGTTCCGAAATGGTCGCCCTGGCGATCAAAGCCGCAGTCGATACCTATGTGAAACGACAGGAAGACCCGTCATATCCGGTGATCACCTATCAGGTGGCAAACTCCTGTGTGCCCAAAGAAGAAAACAAAGAAGAAGGAAAGTAA
- a CDS encoding DUF438 domain-containing protein produces MSEFLSNKQSPFEGKYPDGHPVRTYLEENLLIRSLINEMQSINIQENFEFFKELFNKLGKVELHFARKENQLFPYLEKHGWTSPSQNMWAFHDQIREEIKETRKAIEAENMTAVMMNAQQVFRSLEHIMQVEEGRLLPNAMQMLSEEEWKEFKEGDREIGWMFDTPPAPYPEDAYIHPGEDTQRKKLPFGTEDKTHYDEGWLTPEQVNSIFRILPVDITYVNENDQVVFYNRGEDRVFPRSAGIIGREVKFCHPPKSVDQVLRILEEFKAGRQDLAEFWIQFKGRFVHIQYFAVRDPDGTYRGVIEMSQDVTHVRELEGEQRLLDWDS; encoded by the coding sequence ATGAGTGAATTTTTAAGCAACAAGCAATCTCCTTTTGAGGGGAAATACCCTGACGGGCATCCGGTACGTACCTACCTCGAAGAGAACCTGCTCATCCGCAGTCTCATCAATGAAATGCAATCGATCAACATTCAGGAGAACTTCGAATTTTTCAAAGAACTTTTCAACAAACTGGGTAAAGTGGAACTGCATTTTGCACGTAAGGAGAATCAGCTCTTCCCCTACCTTGAAAAGCACGGCTGGACCAGTCCTTCACAGAATATGTGGGCGTTCCACGACCAGATACGTGAAGAGATAAAAGAGACAAGAAAGGCCATAGAAGCAGAGAACATGACAGCGGTCATGATGAACGCCCAGCAGGTCTTCCGTTCTCTGGAACACATTATGCAGGTGGAGGAAGGCAGGCTTCTTCCCAATGCCATGCAGATGCTCAGTGAAGAGGAGTGGAAAGAGTTCAAAGAGGGGGACAGAGAGATAGGCTGGATGTTCGATACACCACCTGCACCCTACCCTGAAGATGCCTACATCCATCCTGGAGAAGATACCCAAAGAAAAAAACTGCCTTTCGGTACTGAGGACAAAACACATTACGACGAAGGCTGGCTGACACCAGAACAGGTAAACTCCATCTTCAGGATCCTTCCTGTAGACATCACCTATGTGAACGAAAATGACCAGGTGGTCTTCTACAATCGTGGAGAGGACCGTGTCTTCCCCAGAAGTGCGGGGATCATCGGGCGGGAGGTCAAGTTCTGCCATCCGCCTAAAAGTGTCGACCAGGTACTTCGCATTCTCGAAGAGTTCAAAGCCGGCAGGCAGGACCTGGCCGAGTTCTGGATACAGTTCAAAGGAAGGTTCGTCCACATCCAGTACTTCGCTGTGCGGGACCCGGACGGAACCTACCGAGGTGTCATAGAGATGAGCCAGGATGTGACCCATGTACGCGAACTCGAAGGAGAACAGCGCCTGCTTGACTGGGACTCATAG
- a CDS encoding group III truncated hemoglobin, which produces MQANTINRENIEIMVMRFYGKVIQDETVGPFFIAKLGSDMNSEEWRVHLKLLVDFWASIALGDTTYRGNPFAPHMYLGELKRETFEQWLKLFYATLDEVFIPRLANQFKERSTIIAGNFMRNLGIR; this is translated from the coding sequence ATGCAGGCTAACACGATAAACAGAGAGAACATTGAGATCATGGTCATGCGCTTTTACGGGAAAGTGATTCAGGATGAAACAGTCGGACCCTTCTTCATAGCCAAACTCGGCAGTGACATGAACAGCGAAGAGTGGAGGGTGCACCTGAAACTGCTGGTGGATTTCTGGGCTTCCATCGCTTTGGGTGACACTACCTACAGAGGGAACCCTTTTGCGCCGCACATGTATCTTGGAGAATTGAAAAGAGAAACGTTTGAGCAGTGGCTCAAACTCTTCTATGCCACACTCGATGAAGTATTTATTCCCCGTCTTGCAAATCAGTTTAAAGAGCGAAGCACTATTATCGCAGGGAACTTCATGAGAAATCTGGGGATTAGATAA
- a CDS encoding exonuclease domain-containing protein → MAKYVLFDTETTGNQEADRIIQIGAMIVHSKDEIEVFDELCSTQVPISIEAMEVHNITPDVIADKPAYSETAFARRVQELNTTENYLIAHNISFDLGMLEKEGFVNHYTLIDTVRCAKHLLPDSPYHRLQYLRYSLGLYKTEAQEAQKLGITIKAHDAIGDVLVMKLLLSKLVTLTQERFPGINPMQKMAELTQTPVLMKTFKFGKYKDREIEEIAREDRGYLQWMRNNLDLDEDMKYTLDQYL, encoded by the coding sequence ATGGCAAAATACGTACTGTTCGACACAGAGACCACAGGCAACCAGGAAGCGGACCGCATCATACAGATCGGAGCGATGATCGTACACTCAAAGGATGAAATAGAGGTTTTTGACGAACTCTGTTCCACACAGGTACCTATCAGCATCGAAGCGATGGAGGTACACAATATCACACCTGATGTCATTGCAGACAAACCCGCCTACAGTGAAACAGCCTTTGCCAGAAGAGTGCAGGAACTCAACACAACGGAAAACTACCTGATCGCCCACAATATCTCGTTTGACCTCGGTATGCTTGAGAAAGAAGGGTTTGTCAACCACTATACGCTGATAGACACCGTACGCTGCGCCAAACATCTTCTGCCGGACAGCCCCTACCATAGACTTCAGTACCTGCGCTACTCATTGGGACTCTACAAAACAGAAGCCCAGGAAGCACAGAAACTCGGCATCACCATCAAAGCACACGATGCCATCGGCGATGTACTGGTGATGAAACTGCTGCTCTCCAAACTGGTTACACTGACCCAGGAACGTTTTCCGGGAATCAACCCCATGCAGAAAATGGCGGAACTTACTCAAACGCCTGTTCTTATGAAAACGTTCAAATTCGGGAAATACAAAGACCGCGAGATCGAAGAGATCGCCCGTGAAGACAGAGGTTATCTCCAGTGGATGAGAAACAACCTCGATCTCGATGAAGATATGAAATATACGTTGGACCAGTATCTGTAA
- a CDS encoding HAD family hydrolase: MKSKLIIFDMDGTLVNSSLTIANAINYVRQNLGFEPMEQEYILKHVNDHTINPAQFFYHSKRFDPDHERWFSEYYTKNHEKELVLYDGIRELLDALKEKGHALGVATNAYRGSTIESLTHLGVHDHFDAIACYDDVAQGKPHPDMLYKLLEETNTEKEKAHFVGDGPRDEMASQKAGIPYTMVDWGFTEHTDAVRSVKELEKILLRV, translated from the coding sequence ATGAAGTCCAAACTGATCATATTCGATATGGACGGTACTTTGGTGAACTCATCACTCACCATTGCCAACGCCATCAACTATGTACGCCAGAACCTCGGCTTCGAGCCGATGGAACAGGAGTATATCCTCAAGCATGTCAATGACCATACCATCAATCCAGCACAATTCTTCTACCATTCCAAACGCTTTGACCCTGACCATGAAAGATGGTTCTCGGAGTATTACACGAAGAATCATGAAAAAGAGCTGGTACTTTATGACGGGATCAGAGAGCTTCTCGACGCATTGAAAGAGAAGGGGCATGCACTCGGGGTTGCCACGAATGCTTACCGGGGTTCGACCATAGAGTCACTGACACACCTGGGTGTCCATGATCATTTTGACGCCATAGCCTGCTACGATGATGTCGCACAGGGGAAACCCCACCCCGATATGCTCTACAAATTACTTGAAGAGACCAACACAGAAAAAGAGAAAGCACATTTTGTCGGTGACGGCCCCCGAGACGAGATGGCAAGCCAGAAAGCGGGTATTCCCTATACCATGGTCGACTGGGGATTTACGGAGCATACTGACGCGGTCAGGTCGGTCAAAGAGCTTGAAAAGATTTTACTGAGGGTTTAA
- a CDS encoding IS3 family transposase (programmed frameshift), protein MKKRFSEEQIVKILQEAQIADTQREIIRKYNISEQTFYKWKRTYGGMSVSEVKRLKELEKENAKLKKLLAEQMLVNEALKEITEKKWLTPAARREAVRMMMDHQISQRRACKEIGLSRSLLVYEPKQPAKDRPLMESVKSLSETYPRFGYRRIAVMLGWQQPEEHVNVKRVYRIWKMLNLQLPKRRPRRKRPGTDPMKLLSQHTNHVWSYDFISDRAANGQKLKILVVVDEYTRECLALEVATSIRANHLIKTLGRLMTLYGRPKFIRSDNGPEFTAKALIKWLTEHNIGPAFIKPGSPWQNAYVESFNGKFRDECLSREWFLNRKEAQVIIEKWRYSYNHERPHSALDNQPPSKVSGRQNAA, encoded by the exons ATGAAGAAACGATTCAGCGAAGAGCAGATCGTCAAGATTTTGCAAGAGGCTCAGATAGCGGATACCCAACGAGAGATTATCCGAAAGTACAATATCAGTGAACAGACTTTTTATAAGTGGAAACGTACCTATGGCGGTATGAGTGTTTCCGAAGTAAAACGACTCAAAGAGCTGGAAAAAGAGAATGCCAAACTGAAAAAGCTTTTGGCCGAACAGATGCTTGTCAATGAAGCACTCAAGGAGATCACGGAAAAAAAGTGGT TAACGCCTGCTGCAAGACGTGAAGCTGTCAGAATGATGATGGATCATCAGATATCCCAGCGGCGGGCGTGCAAAGAGATCGGCCTGAGCCGTTCTCTATTGGTCTATGAGCCAAAGCAGCCAGCAAAAGACAGGCCTTTGATGGAATCGGTCAAAAGCCTTAGCGAAACCTATCCACGGTTCGGTTACAGACGTATTGCCGTAATGCTGGGTTGGCAACAACCAGAAGAACATGTGAACGTCAAACGGGTATACAGGATATGGAAGATGCTAAACCTCCAACTGCCAAAGAGACGGCCACGAAGGAAAAGACCCGGTACCGATCCCATGAAGCTGCTCTCCCAACATACAAACCATGTATGGAGTTATGACTTTATCAGTGACCGTGCTGCCAATGGCCAGAAACTGAAGATCCTTGTGGTGGTAGATGAATATACCAGAGAATGCCTGGCACTTGAAGTAGCCACATCGATCAGAGCCAACCATCTCATTAAAACCCTTGGAAGGCTGATGACACTGTATGGTAGACCAAAGTTTATCCGTTCGGACAATGGTCCGGAGTTTACAGCAAAAGCACTGATCAAATGGCTGACAGAGCACAATATCGGTCCTGCATTCATCAAACCCGGCTCTCCCTGGCAAAATGCCTATGTTGAAAGCTTCAATGGAAAGTTCCGGGATGAGTGTTTGAGCAGAGAGTGGTTCCTAAACAGAAAAGAAGCACAGGTCATCATAGAAAAGTGGCGTTACAGCTATAATCATGAACGACCTCACAGTGCACTGGATAACCAGCCACCATCAAAAGTTTCAGGCAGACAAAATGCTGCTTGA
- a CDS encoding helix-turn-helix transcriptional regulator → MSHKKHPQPVKRIVDIVRRLYAFERLRASEISKEYEVSTKTIGRDMKKISEIIPLLSGRGVYHVDTEKMLHLSRLPSAMLHSFASNAGMSIECLGGSTSAIPVISFAIAYDGIPKQIAEQIIQSMEKECKCRFDYTNNRGISSLRTVSPIKLYTAKGKWYLLAKDDTSKEVRPFDFLKIRQFEILPGVPNDLTRSEIEEVNERASIWASAGQKPFEVRLHVSAYAKRYLMEVPLHKSQTLESPHTDGTATFTYQITHNMELLPEIKNWIPHIQVIEPKEFRDVLKKDVEKYLAEMDNMDI, encoded by the coding sequence ATGAGTCATAAAAAACACCCACAGCCGGTTAAACGGATCGTCGATATTGTCAGGCGGCTTTACGCATTTGAGAGGCTTCGTGCCAGTGAGATATCCAAAGAGTACGAGGTCAGTACCAAAACGATCGGTAGAGATATGAAAAAGATAAGCGAGATCATTCCGTTGCTCTCCGGCAGAGGTGTCTACCATGTAGATACGGAAAAAATGCTGCATTTAAGCAGACTGCCTTCGGCAATGCTCCACTCTTTTGCTTCCAATGCGGGAATGAGCATAGAGTGTCTGGGCGGTTCGACCTCTGCCATCCCGGTTATCTCTTTTGCCATTGCTTACGACGGTATTCCCAAGCAGATCGCCGAGCAGATCATACAGAGTATGGAAAAAGAGTGCAAGTGCCGGTTTGACTACACCAATAACCGGGGTATCTCCAGTCTCAGAACGGTTTCTCCCATCAAGCTCTATACAGCAAAAGGAAAATGGTACCTGCTTGCCAAAGACGATACAAGCAAAGAGGTAAGACCGTTTGATTTTCTCAAGATCAGGCAGTTCGAGATTCTTCCCGGTGTACCCAATGACCTGACCCGCTCAGAGATAGAAGAGGTAAATGAAAGGGCTTCCATCTGGGCGAGTGCCGGGCAGAAGCCTTTTGAGGTACGTCTGCATGTTTCTGCCTACGCCAAACGCTACCTGATGGAAGTACCACTGCACAAAAGCCAGACCCTGGAGTCTCCGCATACAGACGGTACGGCCACTTTTACCTATCAAATAACACATAACATGGAACTCCTCCCCGAGATCAAGAACTGGATACCGCACATCCAGGTCATAGAACCAAAAGAGTTTAGAGATGTTTTGAAGAAAGATGTGGAGAAGTATTTGGCTGAAATGGATAATATGGACATCTAA
- a CDS encoding metal ABC transporter permease, with protein sequence MIEALSFDFVQHAIMAGILVSFAAGIIGSLIVVNRMVFLAGGIAHTSYGGIGLAVYFGLPIFLGASLFAVGAALLIAVLTMKNRHRIDTFIGLIWAVGMAIGVIFVDLTPGYNVDLMSYLFGSILAVNTEDLYFMGGLLAVILFVITFGYRHILAVSYDSEYAALRGVNVRFYYTLILILSALTVVVAIKVVGLILVIAMLTIPVYIAEKLSSSLFSMMLLSGTLATLFTLVGLWFSYTYNLTSGASIILVSAAFLGLFLIFYRGKTL encoded by the coding sequence ATGATAGAAGCTTTGTCGTTCGATTTTGTCCAGCATGCCATTATGGCAGGTATACTGGTTAGTTTTGCCGCAGGGATCATCGGTTCGCTCATCGTGGTCAACCGGATGGTCTTTCTTGCCGGAGGGATCGCCCATACATCCTACGGAGGGATCGGCCTTGCCGTCTATTTTGGACTGCCCATTTTTCTGGGTGCCTCCCTCTTTGCCGTAGGTGCCGCCCTGCTCATCGCTGTACTGACTATGAAAAATAGACACCGTATTGATACATTCATTGGACTCATCTGGGCTGTGGGTATGGCTATCGGTGTGATCTTTGTTGACCTGACACCCGGTTACAATGTCGACCTGATGAGCTATCTCTTCGGCTCCATACTCGCCGTGAACACGGAAGATCTCTATTTCATGGGAGGACTGCTTGCAGTTATTCTCTTTGTGATCACCTTCGGCTACAGGCATATCCTTGCCGTCTCTTATGACAGCGAATATGCTGCGCTGAGAGGGGTAAATGTCAGGTTCTACTATACACTTATCCTGATCCTCTCGGCATTGACCGTTGTCGTTGCCATCAAGGTGGTCGGGCTCATCCTGGTCATCGCTATGCTCACCATTCCTGTCTACATCGCGGAAAAGCTCTCAAGCAGCCTTTTTTCCATGATGCTGCTCTCCGGTACCCTTGCGACGCTTTTTACACTTGTAGGTCTCTGGTTCTCTTACACATACAATCTGACCTCAGGCGCTTCTATCATTCTAGTGTCGGCTGCTTTTCTGGGTCTGTTCCTCATTTTCTACAGGGGAAAAACATTATGA
- a CDS encoding phosphatidylserine decarboxylase: MAKHFTSVISHYFGKFASKEFPPSVQCFINTAYVKLMGLDMSEFREPCSYKTLNKLFTRALEKPRALPEDENILISGVDALITDAGTIKEGKAYQIKGMSYGIEELFGAYHQEAAAKVEGGEFINFYLSPKDYHRYHIPMRLKVNSLTHIPGKHYPVNFPLLRNMKDLFIENERVVIECEDAKGRMQVLVLVAALNVGQMVVTFEEKVRTNSEIREPVHYTYEDLWVERGEFYGWFEMGSTILTFSEKGSIVPEVAINQKVSYGDALGRIC; encoded by the coding sequence ATGGCTAAGCATTTCACTTCCGTCATTTCACACTATTTCGGGAAATTCGCTTCAAAAGAATTCCCCCCATCGGTACAGTGTTTCATCAATACTGCCTATGTCAAACTGATGGGGCTGGACATGAGTGAGTTCAGAGAGCCGTGCAGCTACAAAACACTCAATAAACTTTTTACCAGGGCACTCGAAAAGCCGCGGGCACTTCCGGAAGATGAAAACATATTGATTTCAGGGGTAGATGCGCTCATTACCGATGCAGGAACGATCAAAGAAGGTAAAGCCTACCAGATCAAAGGGATGAGTTACGGCATAGAGGAACTTTTCGGAGCGTATCATCAGGAAGCCGCGGCAAAAGTGGAAGGAGGGGAGTTTATAAACTTTTATCTCTCTCCTAAAGATTATCACCGATATCACATTCCGATGCGTCTGAAAGTGAACAGCCTGACGCATATACCGGGGAAACACTACCCTGTGAACTTTCCCCTGCTTCGCAACATGAAGGACCTTTTCATAGAAAATGAAAGAGTGGTCATTGAATGTGAGGATGCGAAGGGAAGAATGCAGGTTCTTGTACTTGTAGCAGCGCTCAATGTGGGTCAGATGGTCGTTACCTTCGAAGAGAAAGTAAGAACGAATTCCGAGATAAGAGAGCCGGTCCATTATACCTATGAAGATCTATGGGTGGAGAGAGGAGAGTTCTACGGATGGTTCGAAATGGGTTCTACCATTCTGACCTTCTCTGAAAAAGGGAGTATCGTCCCTGAAGTCGCCATCAACCAGAAGGTCTCATATGGTGATGCCCTGGGCAGAATTTGTTAA
- a CDS encoding metal ABC transporter solute-binding protein, Zn/Mn family — translation MKKIILLLVLLSTYIFSNINIVVSILPEKSFVKAVGGKKVNVSVMVLPGNSPHTYEPKPSQMKEIAKANLYFAIGVEFEKIWLPRFKDLNGKMQIIDLTQGITKLPMQAHEHHGEHTGHKHEEMGYSSLDPHVWTSPANVRIIAKNIYNALAKADPENKEYYRQNLDSFISKINETDRKIRAILAKIPKGSKFMVFHPSWGYFAHEYGLVQLPVEVEGKSPKPRELIALIKEARAEKIKAIFTQPEFSDAAAQTMAKELKISVIKVSPLSKKWSENLLNIARAIAGNK, via the coding sequence ATGAAAAAAATCATCCTTTTACTTGTACTTTTGAGTACTTATATATTTTCTAATATTAATATAGTCGTCAGCATCCTGCCGGAAAAGAGTTTTGTCAAAGCCGTCGGCGGAAAGAAGGTCAATGTCTCTGTGATGGTACTGCCCGGCAACTCCCCACATACCTATGAACCAAAGCCCTCGCAGATGAAGGAGATCGCCAAGGCGAACCTCTATTTTGCCATAGGCGTTGAGTTCGAGAAGATATGGCTTCCAAGGTTCAAAGACCTCAATGGTAAAATGCAGATCATAGACCTGACACAGGGCATAACGAAACTGCCCATGCAGGCACATGAACACCATGGGGAACACACAGGTCATAAACATGAAGAGATGGGTTACAGCAGTTTGGACCCTCACGTTTGGACCTCCCCTGCCAATGTCAGGATCATCGCCAAAAATATTTACAATGCACTGGCCAAAGCAGATCCGGAAAATAAAGAATATTACCGACAGAACCTTGATTCCTTCATTTCAAAGATCAATGAGACGGACAGAAAGATAAGAGCCATACTGGCTAAAATACCCAAAGGCAGCAAATTCATGGTATTCCATCCCTCCTGGGGCTACTTCGCCCATGAATACGGCTTGGTACAGCTTCCCGTAGAAGTGGAAGGCAAGAGCCCCAAACCAAGAGAACTCATAGCACTCATCAAAGAAGCCAGAGCAGAAAAGATCAAAGCGATCTTCACGCAGCCCGAATTCTCCGATGCCGCAGCACAGACCATGGCAAAAGAGTTGAAGATAAGCGTGATAAAGGTATCACCTTTGAGCAAGAAATGGTCGGAGAACCTTCTGAATATCGCACGTGCCATTGCAGGAAATAAGTAG
- a CDS encoding PDC sensor domain-containing protein — MLMVKEIQEYAQIRTKARAYLCYIMSRNISQNMESGTLESVIKKIEHLQEALPQSEVIYAIDGNGIQIIDNISKNSKLRGFGKGEDRSDRAYYYKTLQEHRCVLTDPYPSLVSNALVVTATFPLYDKDDNLLAIICVDITLKNILKMVHPSSIDSNFGILSKWIYTAFAAALFAVALLLFFKGVADFLHFGVNFADIDINKIFKSTILLTLSLAIVDLTKAIFEEEVLGRVKKKESTDDTHQTMVRFLGSIIIALSIEALMLVFKFALTDPGKLLYAVYLLVGIGVLILSLSVYLKVNQKNK; from the coding sequence ATGCTAATGGTCAAAGAGATACAGGAATATGCGCAGATACGTACCAAAGCAAGGGCCTACCTCTGCTATATCATGAGTCGAAACATCTCCCAGAATATGGAGAGCGGTACACTTGAAAGTGTCATAAAAAAAATAGAGCATCTGCAGGAAGCCCTGCCGCAGAGTGAAGTGATCTATGCCATTGACGGTAACGGCATACAGATCATAGACAACATTTCCAAAAATTCGAAACTGAGAGGCTTTGGAAAAGGTGAAGACCGGAGTGACCGTGCCTATTACTACAAAACGCTTCAGGAGCACCGATGTGTGCTGACTGACCCGTACCCTTCACTTGTCAGCAATGCACTGGTTGTAACAGCAACATTCCCCCTGTATGACAAAGACGACAATCTTCTGGCGATCATCTGTGTCGATATCACACTGAAGAATATTTTGAAAATGGTACATCCCAGTTCGATCGATTCGAATTTCGGGATACTTAGCAAATGGATCTATACAGCTTTTGCCGCAGCACTTTTTGCCGTAGCACTGCTGCTTTTCTTTAAGGGAGTTGCAGATTTTCTTCATTTTGGAGTGAACTTTGCTGATATCGATATCAACAAAATCTTCAAGTCTACCATTCTTCTGACACTCTCTCTGGCGATCGTCGATCTGACCAAAGCTATCTTCGAAGAGGAGGTTCTCGGACGGGTCAAAAAGAAGGAGTCTACGGATGATACCCATCAGACGATGGTACGATTCCTGGGCTCCATTATCATAGCGCTTTCCATCGAAGCACTGATGCTGGTCTTCAAGTTTGCCTTGACCGATCCGGGAAAACTGCTTTATGCGGTTTATCTTCTTGTCGGTATCGGTGTACTCATTCTTTCTCTTTCAGTTTATCTGAAAGTCAACCAGAAAAATAAATAA
- a CDS encoding metal ABC transporter ATP-binding protein, whose protein sequence is MNVIEIRNLTFAYDKDIVLENVNLDVEEKDFLAIIGPNGGGKSTLLKLILGVNKVQKGSIKVFGEAPHKNLSSIGYVPQNTNINTDFPIKVIEVVLMGHVGEKRPLFGYGKDEIACAMGALSQVGMQHYAQNKIGSLSGGQRQRVMIARALCAHPRILILDEPTASIDTKGQKEIYELLRLLNKEITVIVVSHDISVILEYANKAAHVNRTLSFHDISDKKKTFHTHGDQDHFCEIELLEMLGADSCNTCNPDTDPLEPAGKWREAK, encoded by the coding sequence ATGAATGTCATCGAAATACGGAACCTCACCTTCGCCTATGACAAAGATATTGTTCTGGAGAATGTGAACCTCGATGTTGAAGAGAAGGATTTCCTTGCCATTATCGGCCCCAACGGCGGAGGAAAATCGACCCTTCTCAAACTGATACTCGGTGTGAACAAGGTCCAGAAAGGCAGCATAAAGGTCTTTGGTGAAGCACCGCACAAGAACCTCTCTTCCATCGGCTATGTCCCGCAAAATACAAACATAAACACGGACTTCCCTATCAAGGTCATTGAAGTGGTCCTCATGGGGCATGTAGGCGAGAAGAGGCCGCTTTTCGGTTACGGGAAAGATGAGATAGCCTGTGCTATGGGAGCACTTTCCCAGGTAGGTATGCAACATTATGCCCAGAACAAGATCGGCTCTCTCTCCGGTGGGCAGCGACAAAGGGTCATGATCGCCAGAGCGCTCTGCGCACACCCCAGAATACTTATTTTGGATGAACCCACAGCCAGCATTGACACCAAAGGACAGAAGGAGATATACGAACTGCTCAGGCTACTCAACAAAGAGATTACCGTTATTGTGGTCAGTCATGATATCTCGGTCATTCTGGAGTATGCCAACAAAGCCGCCCATGTCAACAGAACACTCTCCTTCCACGATATCAGCGATAAAAAGAAAACCTTCCATACCCACGGCGACCAGGATCATTTCTGTGAAATAGAACTGCTTGAAATGCTGGGTGCGGACAGTTGCAACACCTGCAATCCCGATACAGATCCGCTCGAACCGGCAGGGAAATGGAGGGAAGCCAAATGA
- a CDS encoding AAA family ATPase, whose amino-acid sequence MKASNITKVVDKLIDRQLPVFIWGAPGIGKSSIVKQIAAEKELEFLDLRLSLLDPTDLKGIPFFKADTNEGVWAKPSFLPSDPGSRGILFLDEINTAPPAVQASAYQLILDRRVGEYELPKGWSIVAAGNRENDRGVVYKMPPPLANRFVHFEMEVDFTDWKNWAYSQGIESAIIAFLAYDKSMLFTFDPLSNEKSFATPRSWEYVDSIIKSGIDTKLILDSISGAVGREAAVGYLSFKKVMKELPDLNEVLNGTLTELEEDDPKVMMALAIGLVNAVKEDQSDEAIDNVLKFSLELPGEFSIMLVKDMQQNGIDVEGSSEWGEWVRKFAYLLS is encoded by the coding sequence ATGAAAGCATCCAATATCACCAAAGTAGTCGATAAACTCATAGACCGTCAATTGCCAGTCTTTATCTGGGGAGCACCGGGCATCGGTAAATCCTCCATTGTCAAGCAGATTGCCGCGGAAAAGGAGCTGGAGTTCCTTGACCTTAGACTCTCTCTGCTTGACCCGACTGACCTGAAAGGTATCCCGTTCTTTAAAGCCGATACCAATGAAGGTGTCTGGGCAAAACCGAGTTTTCTGCCTTCCGATCCTGGGAGCAGAGGTATCCTTTTCCTCGATGAGATCAACACGGCGCCCCCGGCGGTACAGGCTTCAGCCTACCAGCTTATCCTCGACAGACGGGTAGGGGAGTATGAACTGCCAAAAGGCTGGAGTATCGTAGCTGCCGGTAACCGGGAGAACGACAGAGGGGTGGTCTATAAAATGCCGCCGCCGCTTGCCAACCGTTTCGTGCACTTCGAGATGGAGGTCGATTTTACGGACTGGAAGAACTGGGCATACAGTCAAGGCATAGAGAGTGCCATCATCGCATTCCTCGCCTATGACAAGTCGATGCTCTTCACTTTCGATCCTCTTTCAAATGAGAAAAGTTTCGCTACGCCCAGATCGTGGGAGTATGTGGACAGTATCATTAAATCGGGTATAGATACAAAATTGATATTAGATAGTATCAGCGGAGCGGTAGGGCGTGAAGCGGCAGTAGGGTACCTGAGTTTCAAGAAGGTAATGAAGGAGCTTCCCGATCTCAATGAAGTGCTTAACGGTACGCTGACGGAGCTTGAAGAAGATGACCCGAAGGTGATGATGGCACTGGCCATCGGACTGGTCAATGCCGTCAAAGAAGATCAGAGTGATGAGGCCATCGATAATGTACTGAAATTCTCATTGGAGCTTCCGGGTGAATTCTCCATCATGCTGGTCAAAGATATGCAGCAGAACGGCATCGATGTGGAGGGTTCCTCAGAATGGGGCGAGTGGGTAAGGAAGTTTGCGTATCTTCTCTCCTGA